From Terriglobales bacterium, a single genomic window includes:
- a CDS encoding VOC family protein, with amino-acid sequence MPTYDLIVEAYMPNLENLKKQAKLILRWHRERHYPVAAQIRRHLPRFLNMPDSEILAASFKLSDAQEMVARQQGFDSWQALKTGLSTTSLKVRSSPSKATIVSAEPQLFVTDIERSCEFFREKLGFTLVFSYGKPPYYAQVGRDAARLNLRCVERPVIESTVRDREELLSVSMAVATADEIKLLFLEFQSAGVAFHRTLKKQPWGAKNFVVKDPDGNLLLFAGPANERCGDAQSLR; translated from the coding sequence ATGCCCACCTACGATCTCATCGTGGAGGCCTACATGCCCAATCTAGAGAACCTCAAAAAGCAAGCCAAGCTCATATTGCGGTGGCATCGCGAACGCCACTATCCCGTCGCCGCACAAATCCGCCGGCATTTGCCTCGTTTCCTGAACATGCCCGACTCCGAGATTCTTGCGGCGAGCTTTAAGCTCAGCGATGCGCAAGAAATGGTCGCAAGACAGCAAGGCTTCGATAGTTGGCAAGCCCTGAAGACTGGACTTTCGACCACGTCTCTCAAGGTAAGATCATCGCCATCCAAAGCAACGATTGTCAGTGCAGAGCCGCAACTGTTCGTCACCGATATCGAGAGATCATGCGAATTTTTCCGTGAGAAGTTAGGCTTTACGCTTGTATTCAGTTACGGCAAACCTCCCTACTATGCACAGGTGGGTCGCGACGCGGCGCGTCTCAATCTAAGGTGCGTCGAGCGCCCGGTAATCGAGTCGACGGTCCGCGATCGGGAGGAGCTATTGTCGGTTTCTATGGCCGTCGCTACAGCGGACGAGATCAAGCTGCTGTTTCTTGAGTTTCAGTCCGCTGGTGTTGCTTTTCACCGGACGCTGAAAAAGCAGCCTTGGGGCGCCAAGAATTTCGTCGTCAAGGATCCGGATGGGAATCTGCTGCTGTTTGCTGGACCCGCAAACGAGCGATGTGGAGATGCACAGTCGCTGAGATAA